From Segatella copri, the proteins below share one genomic window:
- a CDS encoding Fur family transcriptional regulator: MSEEILAKAHEVLDNYMESNHHRRTPERSTILDTIYSMGEHFSIEDLGRELLKKNFRVSRATLYNTLHLFLELRLVVKHSLADGTKYEASYSEDNHVHQVCTICGKVTEIVAPQVTAAVKDIRMQRFRKDAYALYIYGVCSGCQSKMTRKRKKE; the protein is encoded by the coding sequence ATGAGTGAAGAAATTTTAGCAAAAGCTCATGAGGTTTTGGACAATTATATGGAGAGCAATCATCACCGGCGCACTCCGGAGCGTTCCACTATCCTCGACACCATTTATTCTATGGGAGAGCATTTCTCGATAGAAGATTTGGGCAGAGAGCTACTGAAAAAGAATTTTCGCGTTAGCAGGGCTACGCTTTATAACACATTGCATCTGTTCCTGGAACTGAGGCTTGTGGTAAAGCACAGTCTGGCAGACGGCACCAAGTATGAGGCCAGTTATAGCGAGGACAATCATGTGCATCAGGTTTGCACGATTTGTGGCAAGGTAACAGAAATTGTTGCACCGCAGGTTACGGCTGCAGTGAAGGATATCAGGATGCAGCGCTTTCGTAAAGATGCTTATGCTCTTTACATCTATGGCGTATGCAGCGGCTGTCAAAGCAAGATGACTCGCAAACGCAAAAAAGAATAA
- a CDS encoding Maf-like protein encodes MNYKIILASNSPRRKELLAGLDIPFEVKVISGIDESYPADLDAYQVAEFICKKKAEAYRPLLNGNNSVEELDESETLILTADTVVIAPTAGEQNDQEGKGVILGKPRDAEDARRMLKMLSGKTHHVVTGVCLTTQHKQRSFSVTTEVTFKPLSDDEISYYINHYQPFDKAGAYGIQEWIGYIGCTGLKGSYFNVMGLPVQRIYEELRRI; translated from the coding sequence ATGAATTATAAGATCATTTTGGCGAGTAATTCGCCTCGTCGCAAGGAACTTCTGGCAGGTTTGGATATTCCCTTTGAGGTGAAGGTGATTAGTGGTATTGATGAAAGTTATCCTGCTGACCTCGATGCTTATCAGGTGGCAGAATTCATCTGCAAGAAAAAGGCTGAGGCTTATCGTCCGCTTTTGAACGGAAATAATAGTGTTGAAGAGTTGGACGAGTCAGAAACTTTGATTCTTACAGCAGATACGGTTGTGATTGCGCCAACAGCTGGCGAACAGAATGATCAGGAAGGAAAGGGAGTCATTCTCGGGAAACCTCGTGACGCTGAAGATGCCAGACGAATGCTGAAGATGTTGAGCGGAAAGACGCATCATGTAGTTACAGGTGTTTGTCTTACTACCCAGCATAAGCAGCGTTCCTTTTCAGTAACAACAGAAGTGACGTTCAAGCCGCTTTCTGATGATGAAATCAGTTATTATATAAATCATTATCAGCCGTTTGACAAAGCTGGCGCCTATGGTATTCAGGAATGGATTGGCTACATAGGTTGTACGGGGTTGAAGGGGAGTTATTTTAATGTGATGGGGCTTCCGGTTCAGCGTATCTATGAGGAATTGAGGCGAATTTAG
- a CDS encoding KdsC family phosphatase: protein MINYDLNKIKAIIFDVDGVLSRQTITLSSAGEPLRTVNIKDGYAIQLAQKKGVRIVILTGGNSHAIQVRYENLGVEDIFMGCSVKIKTYEEFKQKYSITDEEIIYVGDDIPDYEIMRRCGCPCCPADACSDIKEISTYISACNGGDGVGRDVVEQVLRAKGLWLSDAKAFGW from the coding sequence ATGATAAATTACGATTTAAATAAGATAAAAGCAATCATCTTTGATGTTGATGGAGTACTTTCAAGACAGACCATCACGCTTTCCAGTGCCGGCGAACCTTTGCGTACTGTTAATATCAAAGATGGCTATGCCATTCAGCTGGCTCAGAAAAAAGGTGTTCGTATCGTAATTCTGACAGGCGGTAATTCTCATGCCATACAGGTACGCTATGAAAATCTTGGCGTAGAGGATATCTTCATGGGGTGTTCTGTAAAGATAAAGACTTATGAGGAGTTCAAGCAGAAATATTCAATTACAGATGAGGAAATAATATATGTAGGTGATGATATTCCTGATTATGAGATTATGCGTCGTTGCGGATGTCCATGTTGTCCAGCAGATGCATGCTCCGATATTAAAGAAATTTCTACTTATATCTCGGCTTGTAACGGAGGTGATGGTGTGGGACGTGATGTCGTAGAACAGGTACTGAGAGCCAAGGGTTTATGGCTTTCAGATGCTAAGGCGTTTGGCTGGTAG
- a CDS encoding Rossmann-like and DUF2520 domain-containing protein → MKIVFIGAGNLATNLALEISQSEHQIVQVFSRTWESASLLAEKVNCEPVNEMGKVVCDADLYIVSVKDDALEMLIPELCKGREDKMFVHTAGSMPMDVFKDYARHYGVFYPMQTFTKDKKVAFENIPIFIEGCGAFETSFLKRLAEQISRSVYELDSDNRKYLHLSAVFACNFANHCVAIGQQILENHHIPGSVLRPLVMETMDKASSHSAAEVQTGPAIRDDRNVMEKQMQLLEKQPELQQIYEMMSKSIFKFKR, encoded by the coding sequence ATGAAAATAGTGTTTATTGGGGCAGGTAATCTTGCTACCAATCTTGCGCTCGAAATATCGCAATCAGAACATCAGATTGTACAAGTTTTCAGTAGAACTTGGGAATCGGCCTCTCTATTGGCCGAGAAGGTGAATTGTGAGCCTGTCAATGAGATGGGTAAGGTGGTCTGTGATGCAGATTTGTACATCGTTTCAGTGAAGGATGATGCGCTTGAAATGCTTATTCCTGAACTGTGCAAAGGAAGAGAAGATAAGATGTTTGTTCATACAGCTGGTTCCATGCCGATGGATGTTTTCAAAGATTATGCCCGTCATTATGGCGTATTTTATCCGATGCAGACATTTACGAAAGATAAAAAGGTTGCATTCGAAAATATTCCTATTTTCATTGAGGGATGTGGTGCTTTCGAAACTTCTTTCCTGAAGAGGTTGGCAGAACAGATTTCTCGTAGTGTCTATGAATTGGATTCTGATAATCGTAAGTATCTGCACCTGTCAGCTGTTTTTGCTTGTAATTTTGCGAATCATTGCGTAGCTATAGGTCAGCAGATTCTCGAAAATCATCACATTCCTGGCAGTGTTCTCCGTCCTCTGGTTATGGAAACTATGGACAAGGCTTCTTCGCATTCGGCAGCTGAAGTGCAGACAGGACCGGCTATTCGTGATGATCGGAACGTAATGGAGAAACAAATGCAACTTCTTGAAAAACAGCCAGAACTACAGCAGATTTATGAAATGATGAGCAAAAGCATATTCAAGTTCAAGAGATAA
- a CDS encoding GNAT family N-acetyltransferase, translating to MEKKGISCREATSPEDIHRYHQLLKNYYRLKLRRYVPDETFFQKLSTSSNARNVIITYKDKVIGGYTCIYNQGNAFLWFSAFKRKTYIHLHPDTMTIWQALSDAQEQDAQHLHFMDAGLPLKSNLYREFILGFGGKPVTKFRWFRFYPKVINLLLHWLYKD from the coding sequence ATGGAGAAAAAGGGAATAAGTTGTAGAGAGGCAACTTCACCCGAAGACATCCATCGTTATCACCAGTTGCTCAAAAATTATTATCGGCTGAAACTTCGCCGTTATGTTCCTGACGAAACATTCTTTCAGAAACTGAGTACAAGTAGTAATGCCAGAAACGTCATCATCACCTATAAGGACAAAGTGATTGGCGGCTATACCTGCATCTACAACCAAGGCAATGCCTTTCTTTGGTTTTCTGCATTCAAGAGAAAGACTTACATCCATCTGCATCCGGACACAATGACCATCTGGCAAGCACTCTCTGATGCACAGGAGCAGGATGCCCAACACCTCCACTTTATGGACGCAGGACTTCCGCTTAAGAGTAATCTCTACCGTGAATTCATTCTCGGTTTCGGAGGCAAACCTGTTACCAAGTTTCGCTGGTTCCGCTTCTATCCAAAAGTTATAAACCTGCTCCTCCACTGGCTATACAAGGATTAA
- a CDS encoding TetR/AcrR family transcriptional regulator, with product MAEINQYRQELKDRIISYAMPEFYKRGVKAVKMDEISQGLHVSKRTVYEIFGDKEELLLAGMMRQLEENRSKLENFAKTQAKNVIDIISYVYKLQMERNGMVGVLFYEEVHKMPRVVKFFQENHAHEREESVRFFEAGVKEGLFRKDVDFNVVMDIGHVMMEEIMHHQLYRVHSMQEIYDNYILCLIRGFCTERGLEQLDRALKE from the coding sequence ATGGCAGAAATCAATCAATATAGACAAGAACTGAAAGACAGAATCATCTCTTATGCGATGCCTGAATTCTATAAGCGTGGGGTAAAAGCTGTCAAGATGGATGAAATCTCACAGGGGCTTCATGTATCTAAGAGAACTGTGTACGAGATTTTTGGTGACAAAGAAGAATTGTTGCTTGCTGGTATGATGCGTCAGCTAGAAGAAAATCGTTCGAAGTTAGAAAATTTCGCCAAGACCCAAGCGAAGAATGTGATAGATATTATCAGCTATGTCTATAAATTGCAGATGGAGCGCAATGGGATGGTGGGCGTTCTTTTTTATGAGGAGGTTCATAAGATGCCTCGTGTAGTGAAATTCTTCCAGGAAAATCATGCTCATGAACGGGAGGAGAGTGTGCGTTTCTTTGAGGCTGGTGTCAAGGAGGGGCTTTTCCGTAAGGATGTAGACTTCAATGTTGTTATGGACATAGGACATGTGATGATGGAGGAAATCATGCATCATCAGCTCTATCGTGTTCATTCGATGCAGGAGATATACGACAATTATATTTTGTGCCTGATTCGTGGATTCTGTACAGAGCGCGGCTTGGAGCAGCTTGACCGTGCTTTGAAAGAGTAG
- a CDS encoding NADP-dependent malic enzyme, which produces MVKITKEAALSYHETGRPGKIEVKPTKPYHTQTDLSLAYSPGVAFPCLEIQQNPDDAYKYTDKGNLVAVISNGTAVLGLGDIGAMSGKPVMEGKGLLFKIYGGVDVFDIEIDEKDPEKFCETVEKIAPTFGGINLEDIKAPQCFYIEERLKRTLDIPVMHDDQHGTAIISAAGLKNALEVAGKNIADVKIVVNGAGAAAISCTKLYVALGAQVKNIVMLDSKGVITSDRENLTEQKKLFATDRRDVHTLEEAVKGADVFVGLSKGNVLSKDMIRSMADNPIVFALANPVPEISYEDAMDSRPDVLMSTGRSDYPNQINNVIGFPYIFRGALDVHARAINEEMKMAAVYAIADLAKQPVPDVVNDVYHVNDLTFGPKYFIPKPVDPRLITEVSAAVAKAAMESGVARTPITDWEKYKQDLRQLLGQETKLTRKLHDTARLHPQRVVFAEGGNPTMLKAAVQAKQEGICQPILLGNPDRLNRVASRLKLDLSDIEIVDMRADNEQGRRAKFAKHLAEKRAREGYSFEEAYDKMYERNYFGMSMVEQGDADAFITGLYTKYSNTIKVAKDVIGIREPYKTFGTMHILNTQKGIYYIADTLINRHPDEDVLIDVAKLSAGTVKFFNEEPVMAMLSYSNFGTDNIGSPVKVKKAVAEMQKEFPELAIDGEMQVNYALNKDLRDEKYPFSRLKSKDVNTLVFPNLSSANGAYKLLQGLNPEAEIIGPIQMGLNKPIHFTDSESSVQDIVNITAVAVIDAYVEKIKKQK; this is translated from the coding sequence ATGGTAAAAATTACAAAAGAGGCGGCTTTAAGTTATCACGAGACTGGCCGTCCTGGCAAGATTGAGGTTAAGCCAACAAAACCTTATCACACACAAACGGATCTGAGCCTTGCTTATTCTCCTGGCGTGGCATTCCCATGTCTTGAGATCCAGCAGAACCCAGACGATGCATACAAGTATACTGACAAGGGTAACCTGGTTGCTGTTATCAGTAATGGTACAGCAGTGCTCGGACTTGGCGATATCGGTGCCATGAGCGGAAAGCCAGTGATGGAAGGTAAGGGATTGCTTTTCAAGATTTACGGTGGTGTGGATGTCTTCGATATTGAAATCGATGAAAAAGACCCAGAAAAGTTTTGTGAAACCGTAGAGAAAATCGCTCCTACATTTGGTGGAATCAACTTGGAGGACATCAAGGCACCTCAATGTTTCTACATCGAGGAACGCCTGAAAAGAACTCTCGATATCCCTGTAATGCACGATGACCAGCATGGTACTGCTATCATCTCTGCAGCAGGTTTGAAGAACGCTCTTGAGGTAGCAGGAAAGAACATTGCCGATGTAAAGATTGTCGTAAATGGTGCTGGTGCAGCTGCTATCAGCTGTACAAAACTCTACGTAGCGCTCGGTGCACAGGTAAAGAACATCGTTATGCTCGACTCTAAGGGTGTCATTACCAGCGACCGCGAAAATCTGACAGAGCAGAAAAAGCTCTTTGCAACAGACCGCCGCGATGTTCATACACTCGAAGAGGCTGTGAAAGGCGCCGATGTATTCGTAGGACTCAGCAAGGGTAACGTGCTCTCCAAGGATATGATTCGCTCTATGGCAGACAACCCTATCGTTTTCGCTCTTGCCAATCCAGTACCTGAGATCAGCTACGAGGACGCTATGGACAGCCGCCCTGACGTATTGATGTCAACTGGCCGTTCAGATTATCCTAACCAGATTAACAATGTAATCGGTTTCCCATACATCTTCCGTGGTGCACTCGATGTTCACGCCCGTGCTATCAACGAAGAAATGAAGATGGCTGCTGTTTATGCAATTGCCGATTTGGCTAAGCAGCCGGTTCCTGATGTAGTAAACGATGTTTACCACGTTAACGACCTTACATTCGGTCCTAAATACTTCATTCCGAAACCTGTAGATCCACGTTTGATTACAGAAGTTTCTGCTGCCGTAGCTAAGGCTGCAATGGAAAGTGGTGTGGCTCGCACCCCTATCACAGACTGGGAGAAGTACAAGCAGGATTTACGCCAGCTGCTTGGTCAGGAGACCAAACTGACCCGCAAGCTCCACGATACAGCGCGCCTTCACCCACAGCGTGTAGTATTCGCTGAAGGTGGCAACCCAACTATGCTGAAGGCTGCAGTCCAGGCAAAGCAAGAGGGTATCTGCCAGCCAATCCTGTTGGGCAACCCAGACCGTCTGAACCGTGTTGCTAGCCGTTTGAAACTTGACCTTTCAGATATTGAGATTGTAGATATGCGTGCCGATAACGAACAGGGCCGCCGTGCTAAGTTTGCCAAGCATCTGGCAGAGAAGCGTGCTCGCGAGGGCTACAGCTTCGAGGAAGCTTATGATAAAATGTACGAGCGCAACTACTTCGGTATGTCAATGGTAGAACAGGGTGATGCTGACGCATTCATCACTGGTCTTTACACAAAGTACAGCAATACTATTAAGGTGGCAAAAGATGTAATTGGAATCCGTGAGCCATATAAGACTTTCGGTACCATGCATATCCTTAACACCCAGAAGGGTATTTATTATATCGCAGATACGCTCATCAACCGCCACCCAGACGAAGATGTGCTGATCGATGTTGCCAAGCTGTCTGCAGGTACTGTGAAGTTCTTCAACGAAGAGCCGGTTATGGCCATGTTAAGCTACTCTAACTTCGGTACAGACAATATTGGCTCACCTGTTAAGGTAAAGAAAGCCGTTGCTGAGATGCAGAAGGAGTTCCCAGAACTCGCTATCGATGGTGAGATGCAGGTAAACTATGCACTCAACAAGGATCTGCGCGATGAGAAGTATCCATTCTCCCGCCTCAAGAGCAAAGACGTCAACACTTTGGTGTTCCCTAACTTGAGTAGCGCCAATGGTGCATACAAACTTCTCCAGGGTTTGAATCCTGAAGCTGAGATTATCGGCCCTATCCAGATGGGATTGAATAAGCCTATCCACTTCACTGACTCAGAAAGTAGCGTACAGGATATCGTAAACATCACAGCAGTAGCTGTCATTGATGCTTACGTAGAGAAAATCAAGAAGCAGAAGTAA
- the rplU gene encoding 50S ribosomal protein L21, translating to MYAIVEINGQQFKAEEGKKLFVHHIKDVEAGQTVEFDKVLLVDKDGSITVGAPAVEGAKVVVEVVNPLVKGDKVIVFKMKRRKDYRKKNGHRAQFTEVSIKSVIA from the coding sequence ATGTACGCAATTGTAGAAATTAACGGTCAGCAGTTCAAGGCTGAGGAGGGCAAGAAGCTCTTCGTACATCACATCAAGGATGTTGAGGCAGGTCAGACTGTTGAGTTCGACAAGGTTTTGCTCGTTGACAAAGACGGCTCAATCACTGTCGGTGCACCAGCTGTAGAGGGTGCAAAAGTAGTAGTAGAAGTAGTGAACCCACTCGTAAAGGGTGACAAGGTAATCGTCTTCAAGATGAAGCGCCGCAAGGACTATCGCAAGAAGAACGGTCATCGTGCTCAGTTCACTGAAGTATCAATCAAATCTGTAATCGCTTAA
- the rpmA gene encoding 50S ribosomal protein L27: MAHKKGVGSSKNGRESASQRLGVKIWGGQSIIAGNIIVRQRGNKHFPGENVAQGKDDTLYALADGIVYFHKGRKDKSTVSVLSPEVYAEKTKKADA, translated from the coding sequence ATGGCACATAAGAAAGGTGTTGGTAGTTCTAAGAACGGCCGTGAATCAGCTTCACAAAGATTAGGCGTTAAGATCTGGGGTGGTCAGAGCATCATCGCAGGTAACATCATCGTTCGCCAGCGTGGTAACAAGCACTTCCCAGGTGAGAATGTAGCTCAGGGTAAGGATGATACATTGTATGCTTTGGCAGATGGTATCGTTTACTTCCACAAGGGTCGCAAGGACAAGAGTACAGTTTCTGTTCTCTCTCCAGAGGTTTACGCTGAGAAGACCAAAAAAGCTGACGCTTAA
- the serS gene encoding serine--tRNA ligase — MLTLKLISEETERVVKGLEKKHFPNAREAVEKVLEYDKIRREAQQKLDNNKQQANQFAKQIGALMKEGKKEEAESAKTQVAMLKADAKALEEIMEKAQNDMTNQLLEIPNIPCEQVPEGKDAADNVVVKEGGEKPNLGEDALCHWDLLKKYNLVDFDLGVKITGAGFPVYIGKMARFQRALEAFFLDEARKSGYLEIQPPYVVNEDSGRGTGQLPDKEGQMYHANLDNLFLIPTAEVPVTNIFRDVILDEKDLPIKRCAYSACFRREAGSYGKDVRGLNRLHQFDKVEIVRIDKPGHSYESLNEMLDHVEGLLKKLELPYHILRLCGGDMSFTSSICYDFETWSAAQGRWLEVSSVSNFESYQANRLHCRYRHTDDKKIELCHTLNGSALALPRIVATILENNQTPEGIRVPKVLVPYCGFEMLDDKNFD; from the coding sequence ATGCTTACACTTAAACTTATCAGTGAGGAAACTGAACGTGTAGTTAAGGGTCTCGAAAAGAAGCATTTTCCAAATGCTCGTGAGGCCGTAGAGAAAGTTTTAGAGTACGACAAGATTCGTCGTGAAGCTCAGCAGAAGTTGGATAACAACAAGCAGCAGGCTAACCAGTTTGCTAAGCAGATTGGTGCCCTTATGAAGGAAGGTAAGAAAGAGGAAGCTGAGAGCGCAAAGACTCAGGTAGCTATGCTCAAGGCTGACGCTAAGGCTCTTGAAGAGATCATGGAGAAAGCACAGAACGATATGACCAACCAGTTGCTCGAAATTCCTAACATCCCTTGCGAGCAGGTTCCTGAAGGTAAGGACGCAGCCGACAACGTTGTTGTGAAAGAAGGCGGCGAAAAGCCAAACCTCGGCGAGGATGCTCTCTGCCATTGGGATCTCTTGAAGAAGTATAATCTTGTAGACTTCGACCTCGGCGTTAAGATTACTGGCGCAGGTTTCCCTGTATATATCGGCAAGATGGCTCGTTTCCAGCGTGCGCTTGAGGCATTCTTCCTCGATGAGGCTCGCAAGAGCGGATACCTGGAGATTCAGCCTCCTTACGTAGTAAACGAAGACTCTGGTCGTGGTACCGGTCAGTTGCCAGACAAGGAAGGTCAGATGTATCATGCTAATCTGGATAATCTCTTCCTCATCCCTACTGCTGAGGTTCCTGTAACCAACATCTTCCGCGATGTTATTCTCGATGAGAAAGATCTCCCTATCAAGCGTTGTGCTTACTCAGCTTGTTTCCGTCGTGAAGCAGGTAGCTATGGTAAGGACGTTCGCGGTTTGAACCGTCTGCACCAGTTCGACAAGGTAGAGATTGTTCGCATCGATAAGCCAGGTCACTCTTACGAGAGTTTGAACGAGATGCTCGACCATGTAGAAGGTCTTTTGAAGAAGTTGGAATTGCCATATCATATTCTCCGTCTCTGCGGTGGTGATATGAGCTTCACCTCTTCTATCTGCTACGACTTCGAGACATGGAGTGCTGCACAGGGTCGCTGGCTGGAAGTTTCATCAGTATCTAACTTCGAGAGCTACCAGGCTAACCGTCTCCACTGCCGCTATCGCCATACAGATGACAAGAAGATTGAACTTTGCCACACATTGAATGGTTCAGCTCTTGCTTTGCCACGTATCGTAGCAACCATCTTGGAGAACAATCAGACCCCAGAAGGAATCCGCGTACCTAAGGTATTGGTTCCATACTGCGGTTTCGAGATGCTTGATGACAAAAATTTCGATTAA